One window of the Psychrilyobacter piezotolerans genome contains the following:
- the saoC gene encoding Cys-Cys-COOH (seleno)protein SaoC, whose amino-acid sequence MKKKIKFTKSNAAFLFIFFIGFIFYMYSSKEVSQENYENIDKKNPLLKIFQSEYSNKVILMKEGDITNDGIEDLIVIYDISKSEKGMVVVLGGENKLTNSVKAPIERQSIRFKNIDEKNEMEFVVSGYRGSKLGYGIYRIENNRIIDLFGEGMDQCC is encoded by the coding sequence ATGAAAAAAAAAATAAAATTTACTAAATCAAATGCCGCCTTCCTTTTTATATTTTTTATCGGATTTATTTTTTATATGTATTCTTCAAAGGAAGTATCTCAAGAAAATTATGAAAATATAGACAAAAAAAATCCACTATTAAAAATATTTCAAAGTGAATACTCAAATAAGGTTATTCTCATGAAAGAGGGGGACATCACAAATGACGGGATTGAAGACTTAATAGTCATCTATGATATATCTAAATCGGAAAAAGGAATGGTTGTTGTTCTGGGGGGAGAAAATAAATTAACTAATAGTGTAAAAGCCCCCATAGAAAGACAGAGTATCAGATTTAAAAATATCGATGAAAAAAATGAAATGGAATTTGTAGTTTCAGGCTATAGGGGAAGTAAACTGGGCTACGGAATATATAGAATAGAAAATAACAGAATCATAGATCTCTTTGGAGAGGGTATGGATCAATGCTGTTAA
- the saoL gene encoding MerB-like organometallic lyase SaoL, with the protein MYTKEEFLELEFENYTSQELYLKQRYKDLKKKYQDVRLFIMESVIDSKTSLKDIKNELKNKYPDIDDILIEMQKKGVFVADEDVKFIYPVSALPTPHRVKRKDGKEFYSMCGIDSMGTHFTFHQDIEINSKCCETGESVNLKLSDGKLVSYSPEDLHILHVDLNNHTNWAGDCUNIMNFFRGEKELKNWINRNNTQDGIYCLPVKDAFKVSKLLFEI; encoded by the coding sequence ATGTATACAAAAGAAGAATTTTTAGAACTGGAATTTGAAAATTATACCAGCCAGGAGCTGTATTTAAAACAAAGATATAAGGATTTAAAGAAAAAATATCAGGATGTCAGACTTTTTATTATGGAGTCTGTAATTGATTCAAAAACCTCTCTAAAAGATATAAAAAATGAATTAAAAAATAAATATCCGGATATAGATGATATTTTAATAGAGATGCAGAAAAAAGGAGTTTTTGTAGCTGATGAGGATGTTAAATTTATATATCCTGTTTCAGCACTGCCTACACCTCACAGGGTAAAAAGAAAAGATGGAAAAGAATTTTATTCCATGTGCGGAATAGATTCAATGGGAACCCACTTTACCTTCCACCAGGATATTGAGATTAATTCTAAATGCTGTGAGACCGGAGAAAGCGTAAATTTAAAATTATCAGATGGAAAACTGGTTTCATATTCTCCCGAGGACCTGCATATACTTCATGTGGATTTAAACAACCACACTAACTGGGCAGGAGACTGCTGAAATATTATGAATTTCTTCCGTGGGGAGAAAGAACTGAAAAACTGGATAAACAGGAATAACACCCAAGACGGGATATACTGCCTTCCGGTAAAAGATGCATTTAAAGTGAGTAAATTGTTGTTTGAAATTTAA
- a CDS encoding DUF4091 domain-containing protein — translation MNIQYKLYNSAFKHIDGRDLPKEEKLNLRVLKGEKFAFQIALTSEENILLSLGSYNHIGYRGLKKRIRIDLEKRENADLKGYFLGYVLDDDSKTLITDPILKKEYLYNEVDKPTMIWVEGKVDKEYCGDNLNIAINLFSQEGYDTEIKKQVINLDVTVADEVLPELKESDFHLDLWQHLSSWARMYQVEFWSDDHFKIIENYTAELASMGEKVITVVASDFSWEGQGCFQVEENPSNLFEHNIIGVKKNLAGKIQCDFTALERYLDICFKYGMEKEIDIFGLLASWQRTDFGNPLKDYDDYIRISFFSEERGTYGYIDNKKELGEYIYQVFKFFSEKNLMDRVRVISDMPKNPESFKKWSKFLKDSAKMDLLIKMALHEDSFTERLDGITDISLSLPLLLKSKNILSEIEEKILGKLTWYVCWFPDKLNHFISSPLMESRLTGWYSYYMGLNGFLRWDYALWTSRPFENISYKYPRWKAGDMFFVYPGKDMKPVRSIRWENLRFGIQDQEIMKMAERKMSREKINELLMEVLGDKKDTKATEEFSVEMDYSLDYEKYMKIKNQLIEVLTDN, via the coding sequence ATGAATATTCAATATAAACTTTATAATTCAGCATTTAAACACATAGACGGCAGAGATCTACCAAAGGAAGAAAAATTAAATTTAAGGGTGTTAAAGGGTGAAAAATTTGCATTTCAGATAGCGTTAACTAGTGAAGAAAATATACTGCTTTCCCTTGGATCTTATAACCATATAGGTTACAGGGGGCTGAAAAAAAGAATAAGGATAGACCTGGAAAAAAGAGAAAACGCAGACCTTAAGGGATATTTTCTGGGATATGTATTGGATGATGATTCAAAGACCCTCATAACAGATCCCATACTAAAGAAGGAGTATTTATACAACGAGGTAGATAAACCGACTATGATATGGGTAGAGGGAAAAGTGGATAAAGAATATTGTGGAGATAATCTGAATATTGCCATAAATTTATTCAGTCAGGAAGGTTACGATACGGAAATAAAAAAGCAGGTCATAAACCTGGATGTGACTGTAGCAGATGAAGTGCTGCCTGAATTGAAAGAATCCGATTTTCATCTGGATCTCTGGCAGCACCTTTCATCCTGGGCAAGGATGTATCAGGTGGAATTTTGGAGTGATGATCACTTTAAGATAATAGAAAATTATACAGCAGAACTGGCTTCAATGGGAGAAAAGGTAATTACTGTGGTAGCTTCTGATTTTTCCTGGGAGGGACAGGGATGTTTCCAGGTGGAGGAAAATCCTTCAAACCTTTTTGAGCATAATATTATAGGAGTGAAAAAAAATCTGGCAGGGAAGATCCAATGTGACTTTACAGCCCTTGAGAGGTATCTGGATATCTGCTTTAAATATGGGATGGAAAAGGAAATCGATATCTTCGGCCTTCTGGCAAGCTGGCAGAGGACGGATTTTGGAAACCCTCTAAAGGACTACGATGACTATATAAGGATAAGTTTCTTTTCAGAAGAAAGGGGAACTTATGGTTATATAGACAATAAAAAAGAGCTGGGAGAATATATCTATCAGGTATTTAAATTTTTTAGTGAGAAGAACCTCATGGACAGGGTAAGGGTAATCAGTGATATGCCTAAGAACCCGGAGTCCTTTAAAAAATGGTCAAAATTTTTAAAGGATTCAGCAAAAATGGATCTTCTTATAAAAATGGCCCTCCATGAAGATAGTTTTACCGAAAGACTGGATGGGATTACAGATATATCTCTGTCCCTGCCTCTATTATTGAAAAGTAAAAATATTTTAAGTGAGATAGAGGAAAAAATTCTAGGAAAATTAACCTGGTATGTCTGCTGGTTCCCGGATAAACTAAATCACTTTATAAGTTCACCCCTTATGGAGAGCAGGCTCACAGGATGGTATTCCTACTATATGGGACTCAACGGATTTTTAAGATGGGACTATGCCCTCTGGACAAGCAGGCCCTTTGAAAATATCAGCTATAAATATCCAAGATGGAAGGCAGGAGACATGTTCTTTGTCTATCCCGGGAAAGATATGAAACCCGTAAGATCCATAAGATGGGAAAATCTCAGGTTTGGAATTCAGGATCAGGAGATTATGAAGATGGCTGAAAGGAAGATGAGCAGGGAAAAAATAAATGAGCTTTTAATGGAAGTTTTAGGAGATAAAAAGGATACGAAAGCTACGGAAGAATTTTCTGTAGAGATGGATTATTCTCTGGACTATGAAAAATATATGAAAATAAAAAATCAGCTTATAGAGGTATTAACTGATAACTAA
- the saoX gene encoding ABC transporter substrate-binding subunit SaoX codes for MKKFILGLSLLALIGCGEKKEEDYTVKLGYYNCDHMTASVIAKDAGIFEDMGLSVDISGNGKVPQAMAAGQMDVGYIGVNNVFRSQLKGAPLVIGSNNHKGGSYYLVVANDVEKPEDLIGEKLAIGTHPERSTGWTQIAKSLNLPVDGKNYQGIDIGSSTDALTALRMGEIKGFTACDPWASMAEYQGIGKIMGTENKLLNDKWGVCCTYTLNKKFIEEHRDLAKKMILAHAKAIEYIYENPLKSAKIFADNYNVPLEVAVSTIYKKTVGEGRTLTWKLDPQEIKNELEWAQESGFTPKEVKYENIVDESIYNEADVPDFDKFIAEKVEKNFPLGMNYDSWYAKAQELDK; via the coding sequence ATGAAAAAATTTATACTAGGCTTATCATTACTGGCATTAATAGGGTGTGGTGAAAAAAAGGAAGAGGATTATACTGTTAAACTGGGGTACTATAACTGTGATCATATGACTGCATCGGTTATTGCTAAAGATGCTGGGATATTTGAGGATATGGGACTTTCGGTAGACATCAGCGGAAACGGAAAGGTCCCTCAGGCAATGGCTGCCGGACAGATGGATGTAGGATATATTGGAGTTAACAATGTATTCAGATCACAGCTTAAAGGTGCACCCCTTGTAATAGGGTCAAATAACCATAAAGGGGGGTCATATTACCTGGTTGTTGCAAATGATGTAGAAAAACCTGAAGATTTAATCGGTGAAAAACTTGCCATAGGTACCCATCCAGAAAGATCAACCGGATGGACTCAAATTGCTAAAAGTTTAAACCTTCCTGTAGACGGAAAAAATTATCAGGGGATTGATATCGGTTCATCAACTGATGCGTTGACAGCTCTTAGAATGGGAGAAATCAAAGGTTTTACAGCATGTGATCCATGGGCATCAATGGCGGAATATCAAGGCATTGGAAAGATTATGGGAACTGAAAATAAACTGTTAAACGATAAATGGGGGGTCTGCTGTACATACACTTTGAACAAAAAATTTATCGAAGAACATAGAGATTTGGCTAAAAAAATGATCTTAGCCCATGCAAAAGCTATTGAATATATCTATGAAAATCCATTGAAGTCAGCTAAGATTTTTGCCGATAACTACAATGTTCCTTTGGAAGTTGCTGTGAGTACAATCTATAAAAAAACCGTAGGAGAGGGAAGGACTTTAACGTGGAAACTGGATCCTCAGGAAATTAAAAATGAATTGGAATGGGCACAGGAAAGCGGCTTCACTCCAAAAGAAGTTAAATATGAAAATATTGTAGATGAATCAATCTATAATGAAGCTGATGTGCCTGATTTTGATAAGTTCATAGCGGAAAAAGTCGAGAAGAATTTTCCATTGGGCATGAATTATGACTCATGGTATGCAAAAGCTCAGGAATTAGATAAATAA
- a CDS encoding carbohydrate ABC transporter permease, with the protein MKKQLGRLILILISSFMIIPFLYMFMTSLRVTYTAYNFKFALDDLTLKNYREIFYNTSFIIYFLNSLFISLSGVVLNVVFSSMAGYAFAKLEFKGREKIFFFMLLTLIIPSQVTLLPLYVIMRHLGWLNTYMALILPLPTAVGVFIMRQSILKIPRDLMDSARIDGCSEFRIFMEIVLPLIRPAIIALSIFTFVGAWNEFLWPLIATTSNSMRTLTVGMASMNAQYTVNYGLVMAGATMTFLPSFIFYILLQRQFEEGVALSGLKG; encoded by the coding sequence ATGAAAAAACAACTAGGCAGGCTGATTTTAATATTAATCTCCAGCTTTATGATAATTCCATTTCTCTATATGTTTATGACATCTCTAAGGGTAACTTATACGGCTTATAACTTTAAGTTTGCCTTAGATGATCTGACACTGAAAAATTACAGGGAAATTTTTTATAACACAAGTTTCATTATTTATTTTTTAAACAGCTTATTCATCTCTCTCAGCGGAGTGGTATTAAATGTGGTATTCAGTTCCATGGCGGGCTATGCCTTTGCCAAACTTGAATTTAAGGGGAGGGAAAAAATATTTTTCTTCATGTTATTGACCCTTATCATACCTTCCCAGGTAACCCTCCTGCCCCTCTATGTAATAATGAGACACCTGGGGTGGTTAAATACTTATATGGCATTAATACTTCCCCTGCCAACTGCTGTGGGAGTATTTATAATGAGGCAGAGTATCTTAAAAATTCCAAGAGATCTCATGGATTCTGCCAGAATAGACGGCTGTTCGGAATTTAGAATATTTATGGAGATTGTTCTGCCCCTTATAAGGCCGGCAATAATAGCTCTTTCAATATTCACATTTGTAGGGGCATGGAATGAATTTTTATGGCCCCTCATAGCTACCACCTCAAATTCCATGAGAACTCTTACGGTAGGTATGGCCAGTATGAATGCCCAGTATACTGTGAATTACGGACTGGTCATGGCGGGAGCCACCATGACGTTTTTGCCTTCATTTATATTTTATATTCTCCTTCAGAGGCAGTTTGAAGAGGGGGTGGCATTATCGGGATTAAAGGGATAG
- a CDS encoding carbohydrate ABC transporter permease: MQNVEILLIDEKPKKRFCIKRLAGKGKPYGFIGPLSLLLFTFYVIPIFLSIYFSFTDYNIIKKPGFIGLSNYRDLLLDETFKASIKNTFIFTLGVVPAQTIFSLFMASWLVSRGKSRLTEFVKGAMFIPVISSMVLVSIVWRILLNGEGSPLNMILNILNITQPNWLGDSSIVLFVLMGITVWKNTGYFMILYIAGLMEIPKNYTEAARVDGAGRWRVFYHITLPLLKPTTIMVVFLGMVWSLQTFDLIYTLTGGGPGNASMTLVLHIYNNAFKNFNAGYAMTIANILLFFSAMAAIVQKSFLKKEKSEVY, translated from the coding sequence ATGCAGAATGTAGAAATTCTTTTGATCGATGAAAAACCTAAGAAAAGATTTTGCATAAAAAGATTAGCAGGTAAAGGGAAGCCCTATGGTTTTATAGGGCCCCTCAGCCTCCTACTGTTTACTTTTTATGTGATTCCTATCTTTCTTTCAATATACTTTAGTTTTACAGACTACAACATCATAAAAAAACCAGGGTTTATAGGACTTTCAAACTATAGAGATCTTCTTTTGGATGAAACCTTTAAGGCATCTATAAAAAATACTTTCATATTCACATTGGGAGTAGTACCGGCTCAGACCATCTTCTCTTTATTCATGGCCAGCTGGCTGGTAAGCAGGGGAAAAAGCAGGCTGACAGAATTTGTAAAGGGAGCCATGTTTATTCCTGTGATCTCTTCTATGGTATTGGTAAGTATTGTATGGAGGATACTGTTAAATGGAGAAGGATCTCCCCTCAATATGATCCTTAATATTTTGAATATAACTCAGCCTAACTGGCTGGGAGATTCCTCTATAGTGTTATTTGTTCTTATGGGAATAACAGTATGGAAGAATACAGGTTATTTTATGATCCTTTATATAGCCGGATTGATGGAAATACCTAAAAACTATACAGAGGCTGCCAGGGTAGACGGGGCAGGGAGATGGAGGGTTTTTTATCATATAACCCTGCCGTTGCTGAAACCTACAACAATAATGGTAGTTTTTTTAGGGATGGTATGGTCCCTTCAAACCTTTGATCTTATCTATACCCTGACGGGAGGAGGGCCGGGAAATGCTTCCATGACCCTGGTACTTCATATATATAACAATGCCTTCAAAAATTTTAATGCAGGATATGCAATGACAATAGCCAATATACTGCTTTTCTTTTCGGCCATGGCGGCAATAGTCCAGAAAAGTTTTTTAAAAAAAGAAAAATCAGAAGTTTATTAG
- the saoB gene encoding ABC transporter substrate-binding (seleno)protein SaoB: MKKVNIFLIILFVAAFILPKEKRMEKPLRIASGKDTTGLLVNRLLRENIEFQTVVGEYELQDCUSSTAQWALSSDVLDIAFLCDDAVISFRKNTEFENLGSAIKNSDIVVKNKKNPQIIAYEGKKQYQKNLIKKYRIKYPVKVNSIPILLERDVVDAAILDGIKAITIAGDYEEVRQNYTTYNMVVRKAVMGTREFKEFIEKYNEVVDELNDEKLYENEVKIYLKEGKWPKYVSTPKFQKIKIL; encoded by the coding sequence ATGAAAAAAGTTAATATTTTTCTTATTATATTATTTGTTGCAGCCTTTATCCTGCCAAAAGAAAAAAGAATGGAAAAACCACTGAGAATTGCAAGCGGGAAGGATACAACAGGCCTTTTAGTTAACAGACTTCTCCGTGAAAATATTGAATTTCAGACAGTGGTAGGAGAATATGAATTACAGGATTGCTGAAGTTCCACAGCTCAGTGGGCACTGAGTAGTGATGTATTGGATATAGCCTTCCTATGTGATGACGCTGTAATTTCATTTAGAAAAAATACAGAATTTGAAAACCTGGGAAGTGCAATAAAAAATTCAGATATAGTTGTAAAAAATAAAAAAAATCCCCAAATAATTGCATATGAAGGGAAAAAACAATATCAAAAAAATTTAATAAAAAAATACAGGATAAAATACCCTGTAAAGGTTAATTCTATTCCCATATTACTGGAAAGAGATGTAGTTGATGCAGCTATACTAGACGGGATTAAGGCAATTACCATAGCCGGGGATTATGAAGAAGTCCGGCAGAACTATACTACATATAATATGGTAGTCAGAAAAGCTGTCATGGGAACCAGAGAATTTAAGGAATTCATTGAAAAATATAATGAAGTGGTGGATGAATTAAATGATGAAAAATTATATGAAAATGAAGTCAAAATTTATTTGAAGGAGGGGAAATGGCCGAAATATGTCTCGACACCAAAGTTTCAAAAGATCAAAATTTTATAA
- a CDS encoding GNAT family N-acetyltransferase: MRGTKEDELTEVINLINQVFRTGRGNLPHTMEKEFPLLLSPENAGNMRIIKEEKMIISVVNYLPRKILIEGTPVSAGSIGGVCTHSDHRGKGYSSRILKDVEKRMRETGVNLCLISGTRNLYKKWGAERVKNCRRYRISAGLPHLKYIVREYKKEDLLFLKKIYNSRGTRYLRPGTDFEILLDSGTFPFGDTSYKKYVLEDENGLRGYIILKKTHEKIEVKEAGGEKSEVFDALAFLGTQLGVEGIDYVLTDGERAPLGYPGGEEFLSGTLKIIDFVGFMGELRPYLEQYFPHEGLSLFKAEEADGKYRLSLGSEKLEIESHKELLKLIFEKKEKKKEKNMGKLEELIDTIFPLPFPWTENLNYQ, translated from the coding sequence ATAAGAGGAACAAAGGAAGATGAATTGACAGAGGTAATCAATCTTATAAACCAGGTATTCAGGACGGGAAGGGGAAATCTTCCACACACCATGGAGAAGGAATTTCCCCTGCTGCTTTCCCCTGAAAATGCAGGAAATATGAGGATAATAAAAGAGGAGAAAATGATAATTTCCGTGGTGAATTATCTCCCCAGAAAGATCCTCATAGAAGGAACCCCTGTATCGGCAGGATCCATAGGAGGTGTATGCACCCATTCTGACCATAGAGGGAAAGGGTATTCTTCAAGAATTTTAAAAGATGTGGAGAAGAGAATGAGGGAGACAGGAGTAAATCTCTGCCTCATATCCGGTACGAGAAATCTGTATAAAAAATGGGGAGCTGAAAGGGTGAAAAACTGCAGGAGATACAGGATTTCAGCAGGTCTTCCCCATCTGAAATATATTGTAAGAGAATACAAAAAAGAGGACCTTTTGTTCCTGAAGAAGATCTATAACTCCCGGGGAACCAGATATTTGAGACCGGGAACGGATTTTGAAATTCTTCTAGATTCAGGAACCTTTCCCTTTGGGGATACATCGTATAAGAAATATGTATTGGAAGACGAAAATGGCCTAAGGGGATATATTATCCTGAAAAAAACACATGAAAAAATAGAAGTAAAGGAAGCAGGGGGAGAGAAGAGTGAAGTTTTTGATGCCCTGGCTTTTCTGGGAACCCAGCTGGGAGTAGAGGGGATAGACTATGTTCTCACAGATGGAGAAAGGGCTCCTCTTGGGTACCCGGGAGGAGAAGAGTTTCTTTCAGGAACTCTGAAAATAATAGACTTCGTGGGATTCATGGGGGAGTTGAGACCATATTTGGAACAATATTTTCCTCATGAAGGGTTAAGTCTTTTTAAAGCTGAAGAAGCAGACGGGAAATATCGGCTGAGTTTAGGTTCGGAAAAATTGGAGATAGAGTCCCATAAGGAACTTCTTAAATTAATTTTTGAGAAAAAAGAAAAGAAAAAAGAAAAAAATATGGGAAAATTGGAAGAATTGATAGACACGATATTTCCCCTTCCCTTTCCGTGGACAGAAAATTTAAATTATCAATAG
- the saoA gene encoding ABC transporter ATP-binding protein SaoA encodes MEIKNISKIFSSKGEENVVLQDVNLTFNEGEFITLLGPSGCGKTTLLTMMAGFQKPSSGEIRLEDEIITKPSPKKGFVFQNYALFPWMTVRENILYPMKQQKLAKDEMGKRFKKLIKIAHLQGKEDLYPKELSGGMKQRTAFVRALAGNPKILLLDEPLGAIDFQMRKSIQVQLEKLWQETKITTVMVTHDVEEALYLSDRVIVMSKNKGEIIKDFKVEMERPRNREFEEYKDYKKELEKLLERALKGI; translated from the coding sequence ATGGAAATAAAGAATATATCTAAAATATTTTCTTCAAAGGGGGAAGAAAATGTCGTGCTCCAAGATGTAAACCTGACCTTTAATGAGGGGGAGTTTATAACTTTATTGGGGCCGTCTGGATGCGGAAAAACAACCTTATTGACTATGATGGCAGGATTTCAAAAGCCTAGTTCTGGTGAGATCAGGTTAGAGGATGAAATAATAACTAAACCATCACCCAAAAAGGGATTTGTATTTCAAAATTATGCACTTTTTCCCTGGATGACGGTCAGGGAAAATATACTCTATCCCATGAAACAACAAAAATTAGCAAAAGATGAGATGGGTAAACGATTTAAAAAATTAATAAAAATTGCCCACCTTCAGGGGAAGGAAGATCTATATCCCAAGGAATTATCGGGGGGGATGAAACAGAGGACAGCCTTTGTAAGGGCTCTGGCAGGGAACCCTAAAATTTTACTTTTAGATGAACCCTTGGGGGCAATAGATTTTCAGATGAGAAAATCTATCCAGGTACAGCTGGAAAAACTCTGGCAGGAAACTAAAATTACAACTGTAATGGTTACCCATGATGTAGAGGAGGCCCTCTATCTCAGTGACAGAGTAATAGTAATGTCTAAAAATAAAGGGGAAATCATAAAAGACTTTAAAGTTGAGATGGAAAGACCCCGTAACAGAGAATTTGAGGAATATAAAGATTATAAAAAAGAACTTGAAAAACTGCTGGAAAGAGCATTAAAAGGGATATAA
- the saoE gene encoding efflux transporter SaoE, which yields MIKFLEEILRSSFEILNSASIWLIFSFLLAGFLRNILNPLKFQKMLGNTKLSSILKSTLSGMLLPICSCGVIPLGMSMYFSGAYLGPVLAFMTSTPMINPVAVLLAFGLLGPEIAGIYVLTGFCLPFLIGIIGNKFGKDELHAPGMDEFIQADYDDSRSFKEKIIDGFNWAFNDLALVVSKYVILGMVMAGFLFTVFPKGYIEKYLGDPSVLSLGSITILAMIMYVCAVGHIPFIAALVASGAAPGVAVTFLMAGTATNLPELLSMYKLMGKRTVIIYSLTMVMSSLGVGYLTNILLVDFKPVIDFNKNLGSIEAANILLIEPPEYIKYLCSLMIILLAARAILPAIKERVMA from the coding sequence ATGATAAAGTTTTTAGAAGAAATATTGAGGAGTTCATTTGAGATTTTAAATTCAGCTTCTATCTGGCTGATATTCAGCTTTTTACTGGCCGGATTTTTAAGAAATATCCTGAATCCTTTGAAATTTCAAAAGATGCTTGGGAATACAAAACTATCTTCAATCCTTAAAAGTACATTATCTGGAATGCTCCTTCCCATATGCAGCTGTGGAGTTATCCCTCTGGGTATGAGCATGTATTTTTCAGGAGCTTATCTGGGGCCTGTTTTAGCCTTTATGACATCAACCCCTATGATTAATCCTGTGGCAGTTTTACTTGCTTTTGGACTGCTGGGGCCTGAGATAGCCGGAATCTATGTTTTGACAGGTTTCTGTCTGCCTTTTTTAATAGGGATAATCGGGAATAAATTTGGGAAAGATGAACTTCATGCCCCCGGTATGGATGAGTTTATCCAAGCTGATTATGACGACAGTAGAAGTTTTAAGGAAAAAATTATAGACGGTTTTAACTGGGCATTCAATGATTTGGCCCTTGTTGTAAGTAAATATGTGATCTTAGGTATGGTTATGGCCGGATTTTTATTTACCGTTTTTCCCAAGGGTTATATTGAAAAATACCTGGGAGACCCCAGTGTGCTTTCTCTGGGGAGCATAACCATTTTGGCGATGATAATGTATGTGTGTGCTGTCGGTCATATTCCCTTTATTGCTGCCCTTGTTGCCAGCGGAGCTGCTCCCGGTGTAGCCGTTACATTTTTAATGGCAGGGACTGCAACAAATTTACCTGAATTACTCAGTATGTATAAACTCATGGGGAAAAGAACCGTTATAATCTATTCCTTAACAATGGTTATGTCATCTCTGGGAGTGGGATATTTAACCAATATTTTATTGGTGGATTTTAAACCAGTCATTGACTTCAATAAAAATTTAGGTTCTATCGAAGCTGCCAATATCCTGCTCATTGAGCCGCCGGAATATATTAAATATCTGTGTTCTCTGATGATTATTTTATTGGCAGCAAGGGCTATTTTACCTGCAATAAAGGAGAGGGTGATGGCATGA
- the saoP gene encoding ABC transporter permease subunit SaoP (Most members of this family are selenoproteins with the selenocysteine residue at the channel-gating position.) → MAEICLDTKVSKDQNFIKTNMKNICNRSIAFIGIVAVWQIMSLHYNNELLLPSPIITIKEFFNCIVDVEVLKNMGITMGRVLRGFLLSLLFGLPLGFLMGYFRSVEKAMGGIIDALRQIPVMAWVPLTIVWFGIGDGPTLFLIAFSGVFPVILNTLEGVKGISSDYYNAARSMGASRFSLFKDVTLPAVIPDILTGARISISTGWMSVIUAEFIATSAGFGHSMVEAQAYMQTERLIALMMLAAVVGYTIDRGLLQINKHLTSWREI, encoded by the coding sequence ATGGCCGAAATATGTCTCGACACCAAAGTTTCAAAAGATCAAAATTTTATAAAAACTAATATGAAAAATATATGCAATAGATCAATAGCATTTATAGGCATAGTAGCTGTATGGCAGATAATGTCTCTGCATTACAACAATGAACTGTTGCTTCCCTCGCCGATCATTACAATTAAAGAATTTTTCAATTGTATAGTAGATGTGGAAGTATTGAAAAACATGGGGATTACAATGGGTCGTGTACTGAGAGGATTCTTATTATCTCTTTTATTCGGCCTTCCTCTGGGGTTTTTAATGGGGTATTTCAGGTCGGTTGAAAAGGCTATGGGAGGAATCATTGACGCACTCCGTCAAATTCCTGTCATGGCATGGGTTCCCCTGACTATTGTCTGGTTTGGTATCGGAGACGGACCTACTCTATTTTTAATAGCATTTTCAGGAGTATTTCCCGTAATCTTAAATACATTGGAAGGGGTAAAAGGAATTTCATCCGATTATTATAACGCTGCCCGAAGTATGGGAGCCAGCAGATTTAGTCTGTTTAAAGATGTAACTCTACCGGCTGTTATTCCGGATATACTGACCGGAGCCAGGATTTCTATCAGTACAGGCTGGATGTCGGTTATATGAGCGGAGTTCATAGCGACAAGTGCCGGGTTCGGTCACTCAATGGTAGAAGCTCAAGCTTATATGCAGACGGAAAGATTAATTGCCCTCATGATGTTGGCTGCTGTAGTGGGTTACACAATAGACAGGGGGCTTTTACAGATAAATAAGCACCTAACCAGCTGGAGGGAAATATAA